From a region of the Sesamum indicum cultivar Zhongzhi No. 13 linkage group LG3, S_indicum_v1.0, whole genome shotgun sequence genome:
- the LOC105157123 gene encoding LOW QUALITY PROTEIN: pentatricopeptide repeat-containing protein At1g74750-like (The sequence of the model RefSeq protein was modified relative to this genomic sequence to represent the inferred CDS: deleted 2 bases in 1 codon) has protein sequence MLRAKHLGTLSQSARSFFLSGSRCSAADGSSCTCSEDETCISRRPLRASVQNLQAPSSLLSKASVGVGSLTLVDSEKVNAKKPENSSLSQEITTSRSLDRAVSVSYADDFDAKDIVHSSPPIADQFVKAGMAAVGLLSDLVNYRIPMTDGSAMVTSLQNSMVDPTKPISNVRSANMKTSRKDKNYDKXXXRSSSMSISYGEKGRADKSVSAKAVGNMSSNVSGDFVENHGITSESRDRKRPVPQRSRAYSEHFIPNTQQSKGKLNGNKSAGFTRDIRHTKVIAGGAPVARQFLSSSHVESVSRILHQSKWSPATEEALGKLNCLLDAFQANQILKQLQDYTVALGFFYWLKRQPGFKHDGHTYTTMVGILGRARQFGAINKLLDQMVNDGCQPNIVTYNRLIHSYGRANYLNEAIGVFNQMQKLGCEPDRVTYCTLIDIHAKAGYLDVAIDMYQRMQEAGLSPDTFTYSVIINCLGKAGHLAAAHKLFCEMVNQGCRPNLVTYNIMIALHAKARNYQSSLQLYRDMQGAGFEPDKVTYSIVMEVLGHCGYLDEAEAVFTEMKRKNWVPDEPVYGLLVDLWGKAGNVEKAWEWYQAMLSAGLCPNVPTCNSLLSAFLRVHRLRDAYHLLQSMLSLGLSPSLQTYTLLLSCCTEAQTSFDMAFCCELMTITGHPAHTFLLSMPAPGPDGQNVRDHVSNFLDMMHSEDRESKRGLVDAVIDFFHKTGLKEEAGSVWEVAAQKNVYPDAVRQKSSCYWLINLHVMSDGTAVTALSRTLAWFRREMLTSGICPTRIDIVTGWGRRSRVTGTSLVRQAVQELLNMFRFPFFTENGNSGCFVGCGEPLSQWLLQSYVERMHLL, from the exons ATGTTGCGAGCAAAGCATCTCGGCACTCTATCCCAGTCTGCCAGATCCTTTTTCCTTAGTGGATCCAGATGTAGTGCAGCAGATGGAAGTTCATGCACTTGCTCTGAAGATGAGACTTGTATTTCTAGAAGACCACTCAGAGCAAGTGTGCAAAACTTGCAAGCACCATCGTCTTTATTATCAAAAGCTTCAGTAGGAGTAGGTTCCCTGACTTTGGTTGACTCAGAAAAAGTGAATGCTAAGAAGCCTGAGAATAGCTCTCTCTCACAAGAAATAACTACATCCCGCTCACTGGACAGAGCCGTGTCTGTTAGTTATGCTGATGATTTTGATGCAAAGGATATTGTTCATTCATCACCTCCTATAGCGGATCAGTTTGTTAAGGCAGGTATGGCAGCAGTTGGTCTTCTATCCGACTTAGTAAACTATAGAATCCCAATGACAGATGGAAGTGCAATGGTGACCTCATTGCAGAACTCTATGGTTGATCCTACCAAGCCAATTTCTAATGTGAGATCTGCAAATATGAAAACCTctagaaaagataaaaattatgataaacNNNN NNNNAGGTCGAGCAGTATGAGTATCTCTTATGGTGAAAAAGGTAGAGCTGATAAATCAGTTTCAGCTAAAGCGGTAGGAAATATGTCAAGTAATGTATCAGGAGATTTTGTAGAAAATCATGGAATCACATCAGAGTCTCGTGATAGGAAAAGGCCAGTTCCTCAAAGATCAAGAGCTTATTCAGAACACTTCATCCCAAACACACAACAGTCCAAAGGGAAGTTAAATGGTAACAAGTCGGCAGGTTTTACGAGGGATATAAGACATACGAAAGTAATTGCAGGAGGAGCTCCAGTAGCTAGGCAATTTTTAAGTTCTAGTCATGTTGAAAGCGTCTCTCGTATTTTGCATCAGTCCAAATGGAGCCCTGCTACAGAAGAGGCTCTTGGGAAGCTCAACTGCTTACTGGATGCCTTCCAAGCAAACCAAATTCTTAAGCAGCTTCAAGACTATACAGTGGCTCTTGGGTTCTTCTACTGGTTAAAGCGGCAACCAGGATTCAAGCACGATGGACACACATATACCACCATGGTTGGTATCCTTGGCCGGGCCAGGCAGTTTGGTGCCATCAACAAATTGCTTGATCAGATGGTCAATGATGGATGCCAGCCAAACATTGTTACCTATAATCGTCTGATACACAGTTATGGGAGAGCAAATTACTTGAATGAAGCTATTGGTGTTTTCAATCAGATGCAAAAGTTGGGCTGTGAACCAGATCGTGTGACTTACTGTACACTTATTGACATCCATGCAAAAGCTGGGTATCTTGACGTTGCCATCGATATGTACCAGAGGATGCAAGAAGCTGGGCTTTCACCCGATACATTCACTTACAGCGTTATCATTAACTGCCTGGGGAAAGCTGGCCACTTGGCTGCAGCCCACAAGCTGTTTTGTGAGATGGTTAATCAGGGCTGTAGGCCTAACCTTGTGACTTATAATATCATGATTGCATTACATGCAAAGGCTAGGAATTACCAGAGCTCGTTACAACTATATCGTGACATGCAGGGTGCTGGATTTGAGCCTGACAAAGTGACATATAGTATTGTTATGGAGGTTCTTGGCCACTGTGGCTATCTGGACGAAGCTGAGGCAGTTTTTACAgagatgaaaagaaagaattggGTCCCTGATGAGCCCGTTTATGGTCTTCTTGTTGACCTGTGGGGAAAGGCCGGTAACGTAGAGAAGGCTTGGGAGTGGTATCAAGCCATGCTTAGTGCGGGTTTATGCCCAAATGTCCCAACTTGTAATTCACTGCTCAGTGCTTTCCTAAGGGTACACCGTCTCCGTGATGCATATCACTTGCTTCAGAGCATGCTCAGTTTGGGTCTGAGTCCATCTCTGCAGACCTACACCCTTCTTCTTAGTTGTTGTACAGAAGCCCAAACATCCTTCGACATGGCATTTTGTTGTGAGCTCATGACCATCACTGGCCACCCAGCCCACACATTCTTGCTCTCCATGCCAGCTCCAGGGCCCGACGGCCAGAACGTCCGCGATCACGTGAGCAACTTCCTGGACATGATGCATAGCGAAGATAGAGAAAGTAAACGAGGACTTGTGGATGCAGTAATTGATTTCTTTCACAAGACGGGGCTAAAGGAGGAAGCCGGATCTGTCTGGGAGGTGGCAGCACAGAAGAACGTCTATCCTGATGCAGTGAGGCAGAAAAGTTCGTGTTACTGGCTCATAAACCTTCATGTCATGTCAGATGGAACAGCCGTGACTGCACTATCAAGAACCCTTGCATGGTTTCGCCGAGAAATGCTCACCTCAGGGATCTGCCCCACCCGCATTGACATTGTAACTGGTTGGGGCAGAAGGAGCCGCGTCACAGGAACCTCTCTGGTGAGGCAGGCGGTTCAAGAATTGCTGAACATGTTCAGATTTCCATTCTTCACAGAAAACGGCAACTCTGGATGCTTCGTCGGGTGTGGAGAGCCACTCAGCCAATGGCTGCTCCAATCTTACGTTGAGCGGATGCACTTGCTCTAG